In Ammospiza caudacuta isolate bAmmCau1 chromosome 30, bAmmCau1.pri, whole genome shotgun sequence, one DNA window encodes the following:
- the NCSTN gene encoding nicastrin, whose amino-acid sequence MAAGPGRDPPGMARDSTGTARNSMGMLRALLVAALAAGSCHGNSVHRKIYIALNHTAPCVRLLNATHQIGCQSSLSGDTGVIHVVEQEQDLEWALSKGPHPPYMVLLDGNLFSRDVLMQLKGSSRISGLAVAAASPAPSQGFSPGLKCPNDGFGVYSDTYGPQFAHCNGSQWNPGGSGVSYEDFPFPIFLLQDANETQLIKECYQAHNVPGPGGSAPQFPLCAMQLQSHMHAAASTVTCMRRSSLQSAFSINPEIVCDPLLDFNVWSSLQPINASGRLQPEQRVVLAATRVDSHSFFWNVAPGAEAAVGSFVALLAAAQALHGAPGAQSLPRNVLFVFFQGESFDYIGSSRLVFDMEQEKFPLRLENIGAFLELGQVSLMNNSELWMHTDPVSRRNQSVDEQVRDLLSKLQDSGFSSGVSVQEPGVSQPLPPSSFQRFLRSRSIPGAVLSDHRAGFRNRYFQSIYDTAESIGLRYPEGMSPEEQLEHVTDTAKALARVGTLVARALFSLAGGQNGTENIRADEKTVARLLFGFLLNSNNSWFQSLIKPDQKGILGPFPQHYVAVSSPTNTTQLLQAVLGNLTGISANLSREQCQNPGKTPGTMPELYEYWWVQGPLDGNSSSRVPGCVRSGVRLSPALSPAFELRRWDSREFSTWTESRWKDIRARIFLVASRELELLTLALGVLVLLLSLLGTFLINSKASLLFGIPAPPGSSGY is encoded by the exons atggcggcggggccgggccgggatcCGCCGGGGATGGCCCGGGATTCCACGGGAACGGCCCGGAATTCCATGGGGATGCTCCGAGCGCTGCTCGTGGCCGCGCTGGCGGCGG gTTCCTGCCATGGCAATTCCGTGCACAGGAAGATTTACATCGCCCTGAACCACACAGCGCCCTGCGTGCGCCTGCTCAACGCCACGCACCAGATCGGCTGCCAGT CCTCGCTGAGCGGGGACACGGGCGTGATCCACGtggtggagcaggagcaggacctgGAGTGGGCCCTGTCCAAGGGTCCCCACCCGCCCTACATGGTCCTGCTGGACGGGAACCTCTTCTCCAG ggACGTTTTGATGCAGCTGAAAGGATCCTCCCGGATTTCAGGCCTGGCCGTGGCCGCTGCCTCTCCCGCCCCTTCCCAAGGATTTTCCCCAGGATTGAAATGTCCCAACGATGGATTTG GGGTATATTCAGACACCTACGGCCCTCAATTTGCTCACTGCAACGGCTCCCAGTGGAACCCAGGTGGCTCCGGGGTCTCCTATGaggattttcccttccccattttcctgctgcaggacgCCAACGAGACCCAGCTCATCAAAGAG TGTTACCAGGCCCACAACGTGCCGGGCCCCGGGGGCTCAGCGCCGCAGTTCCCGCTGTGCGCCATGCAGCTGCAGTCCCACATGCACGCTGCAGCCAGCACCGTCACCTGCATGCGCCGCAGCTCGCTGCAGAGCGCCTTCAGCATCAACCCGG AGATTGTGTGTGACCCCCTGCTGGATTTCAATGTctggagctccctgcagcccatcaaCGCCTCGGGGCGGCTGCAGCCCGAGCAGCGCGTGGTGCTGGCGGCCACCAGG gtGGACAGCCACTCGTTTTTCTGGAACGTGGCCCCGGGGGCCGAGGCCGCCGTCGGCTCCTTCGTGGCGCTGCTGGCGGCGGCGCAGGCCCTGCACGGAGCCCCCGGCgcccagagcctgcccaggAACGTGCTCTTCGTCTTCTTCCAGGGG GAGAGCTTTGATTACATCGGCAGCTCGCGCCTGGTGTTTGACATGGAGCAGGAGAAGTTCCCGCTGCGCCTGGAGAACATCGGCGCcttcctggagctgggacag GTGTCCCTGATGAACAATTCCGAGCTCTGGATGCACACGGATCCCGTCTCCCGCCGGAACCAATCCGTGGATGAGCAG GTCCGGGATCTCCTTTCCAAACTCCAGGACTCCGGTTTCAGCTCCGGGGTTTCCGTGCAGGAGCCGGGCgtgtcccagcccctccccccctCGTCATTCCAGAGGTTCCTGAGGTCCCGGAGCATCCCGGGGGCGGTGCTGAGCGACCACCGGGCGGGGTTCCGGAACAG GTACTTCCAGAGCATCTACGACACGGCCGAGAGCATCGGGCTGCGTTATCCCGAGGGAATGAGCCccgaggagcagctggagcacgTCACCGACACCGCCAAG GCCCTGGCCAGGGTGGGCACGCTGGTGGCCCGGGCTCTGTTCTCGCTGGCCGGGGGACAAAACGGAACCGAGAACATCCGGGCGGATGAGAAAACG GTCGCTCGGCTGCTCTTTGGGTTCCTGCTCAACTCCAACAACTCCTGGTTCCAGTCCCTGATCAAACCCGACCAGAAGGGAATCCTGG GCCCGTTTCCTCAGCACTACGTGGCCGTGTCCAGCCCCACCAACACGACGCAGCTGCTGCAGGCGGTGCTGGGGAACCTGACCGGGATCAGCGCCAACCTGAGCCGGGAGCAGTGCCAGAATCCCGGGAAAACACCCGGAACCATGCCCGAG ctGTACGAGTACTGGTGGGTGCAGGGCCCGCTGGACGGCAATTCCTCGTCCCGCGTTCCCGGCTGCGTCCGCTCCGGAGTCCGTCTGTCCCCGGCGCTGTCCCCGGCCTTCGAGCTGCGCCGCTGGGATTCCCGGGAATTCTCCACGTGGACCGAGAGCCGCTGGAAGGACATCAGGGCCCGGATCTTCCTGgtggccagcagggagctggag CTGCTGACGCTGGcgctgggggtgctggtgctgctcctgtccctgctcggCACCTTCCTCATCAACTCCAAGGCCTCGCTGCTCTTCGGGATCCCGGCCCCTCCCGGATCCTCTGGGTACTGA